One region of Camelina sativa cultivar DH55 chromosome 6, Cs, whole genome shotgun sequence genomic DNA includes:
- the LOC104792316 gene encoding uncharacterized protein LOC104792316, producing MQFMARCEEHRKNSLAGFLAMHKEVFMNQSQPIKTVVNSSIGCLGGAVFGYTLATLLPQITTHSHTLVGVPWVQAQAFAGVAGVYCAISGLIEGIRGKESLLSAMVPAAGSGAAYSFLSRDWQGRPINLLYTAIGFTVYQGLLYCLSDVIISNPKYRQTRSLLNKLELEKYEKEFKKANLTDSTLMLLTNGYLSKLLVFLYVAIRLIQFA from the exons ATGCAGTTCATGGCGAGATGTGAAGAGCATCGGAAGAACTCTTTGGCAGGTTTTCTTGCTATGCATAAGGAAGTGTTTATGAACCAGTCTCAGCCAATCAAAACCGTTGTAAACTCCTCCATAGGCTGTCTAGGGGGAGCTGTCTTTGGTTATACACTAGCCACTTTGTTGCCCCAAATCACAACGCATTCCCAC ACTCTTGTTGGTGTGCCATGGGTTCAAGCTCAAGCTTTTGCTGGTGTTGCCGGTGTGTATTGTGCAATATCAGGCCTAATTGAAGGGATTAGGGGCAAAGAGAGTCTTCTCTCTGC CATGGTACCAGCAGCAGGATCTGGTGCGGCTTATTCTTTTCTAAGTCGAGATTGGCAAGGACGACCTATCAACCTTCTCTATACCGCCATTGGGTTTACTGTATATCAAGGATTATTGTATTGT TTGTCAGATGTAATCATATCAAACCCCAAGTACAGACAAACAAGAAGTCTACTTAATAAGCTTGAGTTGGAGAAATACGAAAAAGAGTTTAAAAAGGCTAATCTGACCGATTCTACATTGATGTTGCTCACTAATGGGTATCTTTCAAagcttttagtttttctttatgTAGCTATTAGACTAATCCAGTTTGCATAA